The sequence agggttagggttaggataaggtttagggttaggataaggtttagggttaggataaggtttagggtaagggttaggcatgtgttggttatggttaaggttaggataagtctctaggaaatgcatgtaagtcaatgtaatgtcccctgaagtgatgtatacatggtgtgtgtgtgtgtgtgtgtgtgtgtgtgtgtgtgtgtgtgtgtgtgtgtgtgtgtgtgtgtgtgtgtgtgtgtgtgtgtgtgtgtgtgtgtgtgtgtgtgtgtgtgtgtgtgtgtgtgtgtgtgtgtgtgtgtgtgtgtgtgtgtgtgtgtgtgtgtgttagggctgctcaagtatggcaaaaatcataatctcgattatttgggtcaataattgtaattgcgattattcattgactttgaaaacatccatttattggaaaaaaaaaatgtgaacagtatgtttttaacagttgattaccctgaaccttATAATTCAAcagaaaaataacaaaataaaaaattattattaaaaaaaaaaagtaataataataataaaaaaataatcgttttatttcgattacgttgtttacGTAATctttgcaagccataatcgtaatcacgattaaaatacgattaatttagcagccctagtgtgtgtgtgtgtgtgtatagaacTGTATTCGGTAAAGGAAAACTACCTGTCTATACAAAGTGCGATAAAACAACATTCCTACTCAGTGATGCATACAGTAGTCGACTACTATGTTTCCAAAGGCTACATTTGTTTCCATGTACAGTATTGAAAGGCGCTTATTCATCTTGCTCATGGGAAGGGAAGAAATGGGTTATTATATACTATATACTTTGTCAATATCTGTACATTTATATACTTTTTAAAGGGTTTCATTCCAAACACACAGTCCCTTTAACTCCAATAAGTTTGATAAAATACATTTCTAtcaaaaaaagtattaaagaaaaataaagtttTAAAATATTGGAAgacttgtttaaaagtttgtaccGTGCCTAATTATTTATCATCTCAAATCCTTTTTCTGTTCGGTCCGGGGCCTGCCATCACCTCAGTATTTCTGTATTCTTTTATGGTTCATAATGTAAAAAGTTGTAAATTATTCTCAACCGTCTTAAATCATGAAATTACTTATTAGTACAGAATGCTTTTTCTTCTTTTAGCTTCCATCAGCGTAACACATCTAGTGACAAATACTAAATGCTTATTCACTATTATTTGGGAAttaaacctgtgtgtgtgtgtgtgtgtgagtgtgtgtgtgtgagagagcatCACTCAGAATTTGTCCGGAGATGATCTCTGATGTTATGCTTCTGCTTTCTATGTATGAAATGCTTAGAAATCAGAGCGGTGAGGTTTCAGCATCAACAGCCATCTGATTTCCATCTGAATCtaaagaacgttatcctacaAGACAACATATGCATCGTTGGTGCACACAAGGTGAACACGCTTCTTACTCCCTTCACTTCTCTTAATGCACAAGCTGCTGCGTTTTAAATCCTTTTACTTCGTCAGCAGGATATTTTGCAAGCAAACTAAACGTAATGTTTGCCGCATTTCAAAGAGATAACACGCCCCTTGTCTGAAGAGAATATAATTGGATTCCAAAAGGCAATTCTGACAGCTGTCATATAGCCTCTGTGCTGTACAGCTGAATGCGTACTGCATGCTCATGTACCTGCCTTGCCAGAAACAACTCTTACATGTCGACAGATTGTCTAACTCGCATGAAAACCCTACCTAATGCTTAAAAAGTGGAATTGATAAGGATACGCACAGCCTTACACTTGAACCGGTGGCATGCCAAGCAACTGTTTGGCATCTGAATATGCAGATGATTTACAGTACTTTCTTTTGTTCCACTACAGCGGACTGCCAAACCTCAAACCTCATATCTGATGTCAGAGTGCAGAAGCATAACATCAAAAAAGTGTCTCTTTACAAACACATGTGGTGCTCAGTTTAACTCAGGCACAAAGAAAATAGCTGCATCGTGTTCGTGTCAAACTACGGATGTATCATTGAGGCCTCTTTGTTGTACGTGCGGGAGATTGCGTGCTCGACGGCAGCTTGCGGGATGATGCCATCCTTTCCAGAGGTTTCTTCCCGTTAGCGGGAGACTTGAGACTTACTTCAGAAGTGGAAGACTTGGACTTGCCGACGTTTAATAGAGAGCGACTGAGAGAGCTGGGGGGCCTGGAAGACTCTTTTGTGTCCAACTTTTTCTCTGTAGGCGGCGGTGGAGACACGGCGTCGCCCTTCTTTCCTGCGTCTCCACCGCCGTCCTTAGCTTGTCCGTTCTGCTTGCACGTCCTCTCGGAGGCCTTCTTAGCGACCAGGGTGCTTTTCCCCAGATCAGCCGACCGGCGGCTTTCCCTTTGTCGGAGGGCGCTCCTTAAGAACGACAGGCCCTTTTCCTCAGATTTGCTGCTGCGCTGCAGGTCTCTGGCGGGTACGCTGGGGGAGCGGAGGCTGGTGACGGAGGAGCTGCTGCTGGAGCTCCGCACGGATCTCCTCTCGGGCCTATTACTTTCCCCGCTCTTAGAGAAGGAGGCGCGGCTTGCCAAGCTGTCTCGGAGACTGTCCACCAGAGGACTGGTGTGCATCGAGTCCCTGCTGAAGCTCCTCTCGACAAGCCTTTTCCGGCTACAGCTGTTCTCTGTGAGGTTGGAATTCTTCTTTGCCGTTGGCGAGGGGGAAGCGGAGGCCTGAGGAGTGGAGCGGACTGATGGCTTACGCTGTGGCGTTGCATCGAGAGGTTGAGTCGCCACCTTTGTTTTGGAGGGAGTCCCACAGGGCGTCGAGATGCTTTTCTTGGCACTCACAGTCTTGTCTTTAGTATTGCTTGCCTTTTTGCCTTTCACAGGAGTGCTGGTCGACGTCTCAGCAGCGGTGGTCTTATGGATCGAGCACAAACGCTTTTTGGAGGTTTTCTCTTGCTCCACTTTGCTGGAAGACTTCGTTGAGCCGGTGCTTTCCGCCTTTGAGGCGAATCCCCCGATACTGCTCTTACGTTTCTGTTCTTTGGAGGGAGTAGCTTGGGCGGGAAGAACGTTTTGGTCGACAGCTGAAATCTGGTTGTTATTTTCAGTTGCCTCATTTTTGGTGCTCTTCTTCTCCACTGGAGTGGGAGCCCTGCAGTACATCATGTCGATGAACCTCTTGTTGTTGTCCTGCTCGGTGAAGTTGCCCTCCATCATAGAGAGGGGAGACCTGCTGCCAAAGTAGCGCTCGTGTCTGCTGTAGCTGCCAAAACAGGACGTGGACACTTTGTCATCACATGCCTCTCCGATCCTCTCTAGAGGAGGCGAACATCGAGAGTCGAGGGAGAAACGGGAGGGCGAGTTGGATCTCATTTGCAGCTTCGCAGCCAGAGACCAGGAAGGCTTCACCCCGCTGTCGCTGAAGGCTAAAGGGCTAGCAATGGAAGACCTGGAGGACAGGCTCTGGCGCTGAATGCTCCGCACAAAGGGGCGGATAGAGAATCCTCCTAAAATCAAAATGGCAGGGTTTTTTGGGTTTAGAAAAGCTTAACTCGATTTCAATTACTGATAAAAACTACATCATCCAAATTACAACACCATTTGTATACGATGAATATATGCATAATGTGTTGTTAGAACGATGTAGTTAAATATCAGTTTGCCTGGCCATCTGTTTCTGGAGACTTTGCTGAGGCTGTATTCTGGAGGATTAAACTGAGCCTACATTTATATTAACCACACGGCAGCAAAGCCAACGTCTGTATGTCTCCACTGTACGGAGCTCAGTCAAATGTGTTCCTGCACGTTTCTATCAATGACACATTTTGATTCACCTTCAGCTTTTTCCTGCATCTTCCTCCTGTTAAACAAAACCATGTTGGTGTTTGGATGTGTTGGCTTATGTGCTGGAGTTCCTGACTCTAAAGAGGagttataaaataaatgtatcttTTGATGATTTAGTGTTGGACTATTTACAGAGTTTTTCTGTTGCAATTTGAATAAGGTATACATAATGAAAGCAGAGCAGTCTCTTTCAAACCGTTTCCTATAACTGATATTTTGCAATCTGTATTATATTGGTTTTGGTTTCCAGAATTTAAAAAGTGTCCAGTTTCGTCTGTTTGGTGGAAGGACTTGGTGTTGCTTCTACAACTATGACAATCTGAACGTGTGTGTTTGTTAGAACTTTGAAGTGTTACATATGTGTGAGGGGACAGCAGCACTTCATGTGTAGGTTACATCTGACACCTGCAaaatcaaatatatttaaaaaaccaATATAAGCAATGTCTCACCATCATCTTCATTGCGTTCCACGGGGAACTCCACAGACTCAGCCAGTGAGGCCAGAGAGGTGCGTCTGGACGAGGCTCCGGAGGCCAGGCTGGCCGGCCGGCTGCCAGGCAACCTGTTGATCCAGTGATCACACAGGGAGGAGCTGGTGGAGCCTGCACCAACAGCAGAAGAACACTCGAGTTACCTTTAACATTTCAGAGCCACAAAAAGgcatatcttttttttattattttcacaaaataaaaagtgaactgTCCAGTGCGTGTCGTAGATTAAGGCAAATACAAATCATAACAGCTTATAATCAGTAATCAATTTCTTTACACTTCTGTCAAAGTGGTGTTTCTGTGGTATATCTTTTGTGGCTATATTCATGCAAATATTGCAATAAAACAGTTTCGAACTTCTCATCGTCAAAACCTTGTTTTTCAGTTTGCTCTTTCCCGGCTTAATTAGGACTTGCAGGGGTAAGACAACTGTGAGCCTGTGTCTGTTTCACTCAAGCTGGAGACATGATATACCAACAACATGTGTGTGATGTTGTAATGCTTTCTTTGCTGCGGTGTGTGCGTCGTGAAATCCTTCTGCTGCACAAAAAGATTTAGCCTGATCTTGGCCGATCGGCTAAAAACGGACCCATTTGTGACTGTCCATTTGGGGAATTATTTTACTACACAGCAGATATCAGACAGAAAGTAGGACATAAAAACTGACCAGCAACAGAGCTGTTGGCCGACCAGGAGGGAATGACAGTCCTCCGCTGGTAGAACAGTATGTAGGCCGTCTGCTGAGACACGTCTTCGTCAGGTACTGGGGAAACCTCGCTGTCATCAAAGCAGTACCACTGACCATCAATGGAGTTCTTACAGTACGCTGCGAGTGCAAATCAAAGAATGGGTGAAGCAGTCCAACCCTCAAATGCGACCTTTGAACTAGAACAAGTGTTTATAGCGTTACCTGTGTAATGTCCTCCATGCATGTTCCCGTGGTGGTTGCACACAGCGTACAGGTCGTACAGGTAGTCATCGGGGTTTCTGCCCAGGCCATATGGGCGTCTCCATGGCGACCAATGGGAAGGTAAACTCCAGCTGCTCTGGCTCCTCTTCACCATGTGAGGTGCCATGTCCATTCCCATCAGAGGGAACTTCACCATGTTCTGCATCTTCATCCGCCGGTCTCCCTCCTGAAACAGAGGCAACATAAACACATCCGCAGTTATAGAACAAATCTATTCCGACAGGAACCTTGAAGAAAACTCTGTAGCTACAATAagtactttaactttaactgctCAATTAGGTATTTGTAATATCAGCCAGCTCCTTCCTTACATGTACGATTCACTTAGTAAAACCTACAATGGATGAAGGCTtcagaaaaaaaggaaatattttTGGAAACACACCAGACCCAATGTTTGAAATGGTGCCAACATGATATTGGCATTTCAACACTACATCATCTTTGTTTACAACTGACATAATAATCAATTTGAATTTAGGAACTATCTGATAATATAATGATATACGTCTACTATTTGGATATATCTGGTGGTACCATTTTTCAACAATCAATGCTACTAAAAAGTATTGAGATTTGATACCGAGCCCTAAATTCGAACACAAATtgagaagagaaaaaaaactTGATTTAAAATATAAACAAGAGTGATTCCATTCTTGATTCTCAGAAAGTATATCTGGATTcaaattagggctgcacgatattgaagaatatatttaaccggatgaaggattttagtcacggacgtctggatcttaactgGTAGACTCGTCATCATACCTTAAGTCATGATCTAACATGTCATGATAATGCATGTTGCTTCCCCTCAAATAAGGGGTTCATCTGTGAATGAAGACGAGAAGAACCTTTTTGTATCCAAAATAGTTCAGATGGCAgatgttgcttttctttttggaagtaaATCTTCATTCTCGCCGGTATTGTCCTCGTGTGCCTCGCTCATTTGTTACCGGTGTTTTGATGGTCTGCAAACTAGCGGGGCGGGgcctgctgtgatctgatcaagaatgattgtgattggtggtttgctgtgcatgcagaacctacatgtcactcactcaagtactcCTGACAAGAGAGCCGAGctagttttccttttgtagcaagcagcaaaataattgtaacatgacgtgtttgagttaatgtacctaccgtacttttcggactataagccgcaacttttttccccattttttttgtacagctaacggccactagggaacctcctaaatctatggattttacaggtaaaattaaccacctttaacaatatgggctctatgaccggtccgcgcccgccacctttaagcggcgggctccagcaggaaaagctggaggccggaaaacagtgagacaggtagcgcgccaaagtaaaagtggaaccgagagacagaacgagagcaagacagacggacaatttagctgctgcggctcatatgcaggtgcgctttatagtccgaaaagtacggtacttaatatcgcacgtcctaaaaaaaaaataatggaaaaaaaaaaaaataatgtaataaaagaaattaataaaatcgcacgtccctgcgatgtgaatatcgcgcatgcgcatatcgtggttatcgccatgacacgatacatcgttcagccctaattcAAATGTCAATGTTCTGTATGAAAAGTGTAGAGCTGTAATACCTGTCTGAACCTCTTGAGATGCAGTATGAGCACATCAGGCAGCGTCCACAGGCTGAGCTTAATGCGGCCCTGCTGCAGCTGCTTGCAGTGGGGACAGCGCCAGGCATCATCTGGGGCcagctgaaacacacacacacacacacacacacacacacaaacacacacacacacacacacacacacacacacacacacacacacacacacacacacacacacacacacacacacacacacacacacacacacacacacacacacacacacacacacacacacacacacacacacacacacacacacacacacacacacacacccatcaaGGACTAGCTCCAACCACAATGCTTATAAAATAAGTCTCACACGGTATAAAAGCCCTGAGTTTCCGCGTATTCTCCTCCAGGGCTATCGCAGGCAAGTCAAACCACACTGTGTATGTAGGCCTGGGCTCAGTTTATTCCAAACATAGCATTAGAAGTCAAATACACAGAAAAACCACACAGTGAAAGGCTTTCGGAACTTTAGCAGAGGGGAGGAGACACACCACTGACATGTGCCAGGGTAAATCCAGGATTTATTTTTCCAATGTCAATCTACTGACAGTGCAGTAAtcactatgtgtgtgtgaggctgaaAAGGTACCTCCTCCTCCTTGGTGTAGAGCTGTAAGCACTGAGCGAGGCTGCAGGCCTGCGGCTGATGGTGCTGTTCCCGGTGCAGATACACACTCTCAGCATCCGGAATGTACTCCTCCTCAGTGTGTCCGAACAGACTGCAGGGACAGAGCACAGGCCAATCCTTCAGCAGAGTCATGAGAGGAGCGTCACGAGGTCTGTGTCGACA comes from Pseudochaenichthys georgianus unplaced genomic scaffold, fPseGeo1.2 scaffold_2194_arrow_ctg1, whole genome shotgun sequence and encodes:
- the usp31 gene encoding ubiquitin carboxyl-terminal hydrolase 31, which encodes MSCKAATKDKKSSFSKKLFRRGSVRSVGSFMGRFIRTLTALSHYGSEVQAEDEKDDGGFSSFKPGCKDVPMEDGDLAGLLYGDRVPGVSGLKNHGNTCFMNAILQCLSNTELFAEYLVLEHYKGDDQEEDKPKTNGLLLHKKGPLAKGEVTEQLSGLMRALWTFEYTPQHSRDFKNAVSKNAIQFKGNSQHDAQEFLLWLLDRVHEDLNTGNPNSRPAIKPPIEEDDQSLEGPSPPLSAGSFVQELFQAQYRSSLTCPHCQKQSNTFDPFLCISLPIPLPHTRPLYVTVVYQGKYSHCMRIGVAVPLNSTVYRLRDAVSRETKIPMDQFVLTEMYYDGFHRSFCDDDDDLEIIQESDSIFAFETPETFKLENIRTKRGSLLANLNHNNLKYGTEMSRTPSFMQGALTPLTASPNKNLGPEKVILLVCNRACTGHQGKRFGLPFVLYMERTVTWDALQKEILEKMRHLLRPGVFIQVGPFSLRVVGVVGITYLLPQDERPLCHPTVERAYKSCGQGGPPHVKIVVEWDKETKDYLFGHTEEEYIPDAESVYLHREQHHQPQACSLAQCLQLYTKEEELAPDDAWRCPHCKQLQQGRIKLSLWTLPDVLILHLKRFRQEGDRRMKMQNMVKFPLMGMDMAPHMVKRSQSSWSLPSHWSPWRRPYGLGRNPDDYLYDLYAVCNHHGNMHGGHYTAYCKNSIDGQWYCFDDSEVSPVPDEDVSQQTAYILFYQRRTVIPSWSANSSVAGSTSSSLCDHWINRLPGSRPASLASGASSRRTSLASLAESVEFPVERNEDDGGFSIRPFVRSIQRQSLSSRSSIASPLAFSDSGVKPSWSLAAKLQMRSNSPSRFSLDSRCSPPLERIGEACDDKVSTSCFGSYSRHERYFGSRSPLSMMEGNFTEQDNNKRFIDMMYCRAPTPVEKKSTKNEATENNNQISAVDQNVLPAQATPSKEQKRKSSIGGFASKAESTGSTKSSSKVEQEKTSKKRLCSIHKTTAAETSTSTPVKGKKASNTKDKTVSAKKSISTPCGTPSKTKVATQPLDATPQRKPSVRSTPQASASPSPTAKKNSNLTENSCSRKRLVERSFSRDSMHTSPLVDSLRDSLASRASFSKSGESNRPERRSVRSSSSSSSVTSLRSPSVPARDLQRSSKSEEKGLSFLRSALRQRESRRSADLGKSTLVAKKASERTCKQNGQAKDGGGDAGKKGDAVSPPPPTEKKLDTKESSRPPSSLSRSLLNVGKSKSSTSEVSLKSPANGKKPLERMASSRKLPSSTQSPARTTKRPQ